The proteins below are encoded in one region of Bombus vancouverensis nearcticus chromosome 8, iyBomVanc1_principal, whole genome shotgun sequence:
- the LOC117157339 gene encoding ral GTPase-activating protein subunit beta isoform X1 has product MNLGVFNRVNLKDTQGGMYSEWASLSVLIQQGSEESQSVLEKFSPGAGKEVALSIVRQLAANLGITQAAEPSPLCTDKEVQWCMEVICFGLSLPLAEHDTVRDCVNVYCEWLSALYSTPKICVPRPIIDDPNFYARKIISHFHNLFVPRKGEVWPFLYQDLGTDTINRQAVLCHRVLRTLQQIARGPATLERETWESLLLFLIGINDALLAPPATREDAGEQLCERVLGVLLEVWLVACERNFPSPPLWRTLRESCLRWRHRLALVEQWNRVCLALTARLLQIMYGPMFPELKISEEDSQLVPPTMSDEAVAQAWYRLLRTIGDPVDLCRPAVISQTQAFLQYAIASPNVIDPCQHPCLQSLPQIFLKAIKGIAGQVDAFLGVSQACCWEECCVSTITCGSASTGSGGVGWDKSSSKDMTQPSPTPPTQRRLAKSFSVTPSAVTKGIPKASLIGLTTSRVSSTPPMLISNSGPSSASSTTSMTSLVQDIRPPLAPGRPKCNSILHLFGEWLFEAAFIGTDGWSQNLPQPSGASKRPSSVLVEGPSSLQETVNDVPPALCIDRYESGRAEALGALCRIFCAKKTGEEILPIYLARFYQAMNHGLKVDESRECGETLASILLNSADLFRLDLNGVQVLVPAVISALETVLPEKDLKLKSNVVSKPDLRRASIHLLISTLALPLHFQNLTIKELPTFLSSMVTDKNHVTFAQLKSRLMNLLINALQVETDSQNTHMLLGALLLSVQDSAAAEEVEQVTQPDALAHDSAVNLLSSVTSDSASQISISSDQRSLGDTSDITTLQEECVAFDSAHALFVRATYLVCHRLISSWKTDLNISLAALEILSGLARTRIRETARKLTDALECKRAVKWLCDYIAYQCWRPPPAHSKDLHSSIVAAFSCLKTWLTAHSQLLQDKDCLTTVLEVVELGVSGTKSVGKPGEPIKMKDEKELKPASMRVRDAADALLTVILEQVGYFPSACGAQSLSSLLDEVSLLRHCNSWTGGRVPRQAAVERFRYFVAENATILALLEEPLGNDQDPQPTVTVLIRGPFGRHAWTMQLRHLPRHRSSIRSVNTNPGRPLPLAEAAPRTDYKPKFFPDNVDRIPHCKVDESIPSLEAVMNDNDVIRNEHQILTQLLERQMNIETKYCDGNDKVSEEKTEECAPPHICHEFQTARLFLSHFGFLNIEPKENNESRNSGLTALDPTIPGFYLDLETLDNISPRTCDTVYIFYVKAGQKTSTEILSNVLHESNVSSNFLEFLNSLGWPVSVSTHAGWTGHISTSWRVTPQLNVPQPAHSDHGGALYNGDTHVLYWADVSSEIAFVVPTQLNNMVNSDSLEETSYGSDISSNQVWFERSISESTSPRNSGTGQNTMQNSRTMSLDLEKQPPSLTGSNSCTSSNVDLVKPRKTAKQVLPVQTDIKIMVVWLESLEDFAQFPISDLLPCTYSGLEQSRVIQVSDVQVIFLQALSSGLMRVRLQGPVSRINLATPLIDGMVVSRRVLGTLVRQTALNMGRRKRLDNDSYHPPHVRRRLKIQEMVQKYKKNLTEPELLTLLFSSTQTYQI; this is encoded by the exons ATGAATTTAGGCGTGTTTAATAGAGTTAATCTTAAG GATACCCAAGGAGGAATGTATTCCGAATGGGCTTCTCTAAGTGTTTTAATTCAACAAGGCTCAGAAGAAAGTCAAAGTGTCCTAGAAAAGTTTTCTCCTGGAGCAGGAAAAGAAGTTGCTTTATCTATTGTACGTCAGTTGGCTGCAAATCTTGGCATTACACAAGCAGCTGAGCCTAGTCCATTATGCACAGATAAGGAAGTACAATGGTGTATGGAAGTAATATGTTTTGGACTATCCTTACCTTTGGCTGAGCATGATACTGTTAGAGATTGTGTTAATGTATATTGTGAGTGGTTGTCTGCACTATATTCTACACCGAAGATATGTGTACCTAGACCAATCATAGATGATCCTAATTTCTATGCCAGAAAAATAATCAGccattttcataatttatttgTTCCACGAAAAGGAGAAG TCTGGCCATTTTTATATCAGGATCTAG gAACAGATACAATTAATAGGCAAGCTGTTTTATGTCATAGAGTACTTAGAACATTGCAACAAATTGCAAGAGGACCTGCCACTTTAGAAAGAGAAACCTGGGagagtttattattatttcttattgGTATTAATGATGCACTTTTAGCTCCTCCAGCAACAAGAGAAGATGCTGGAGAGCAGTTATGTGAAAGAGTTCTAGGTGTATTGTTAGAG GTATGGTTAGTGGCATGTGAACGCAATTTTCCATCACCACCATTATGGCGCACATTAAGAGAGTCATGTCTTCGTTGGCGACACAGATTAGCATTGGTAGAACAATGGAATCGTGTTTGCCTTGCTCTTACAGCAAGGCTCTTGCAAATTATGTATGGTCCAATGTTCCCAGAATTAAAAATAA GTGAAGAAGATTCTCAACTTGTGCCACCTACAATGTCAGATGAAGCAGTGGCTCAAGCATGGTATAGATTGTTGCGAACTATAGGTGATCCTGTTGATCTATGCAGACCCGCTGTTATTTCACAGACTCAAGCATTTTTACAGTATGCTATTGCAAGTCCAAATGTAATAGATCCGTGTCAACATCCATGTTTACAGAGCTTGccacaaatatttttaaaagccATTAAAGGTATAGCTGGACAAGTGGATGCTTTCCTTG GAGTTTCACAGGCATGTTGCTGGGAAGAATGTTGTGTATCTACCATCACATGTGGATCTGCTAGCACTGGAAGTGGAGGTGTAGGATGGGATAAATCAAGTAGTAAGGATATGACACAACCTTCTCCTACACCTCCAACGCAACGCAGACTTGCCAAAAGTTTCAGTGTAACGCCTTCTGCAGTGACTAAGG GAATTCCAAAAGCTTCCTTGATTGGTTTAACAACAAGTCGTGTGTCAAGTACACCACCTATGTTGATATCTAATTCAGGACCATCTTCAGCTTCAAGTACAACAT CTATGACTTCATTAGTCCAAGACATTAGACCTCCTTTAGCTCCAGGGCGGCCAAAATGTAACAGTATATTACATCTTTTTGGTGAATGGTTATTCGAAGCTGCATTTATAGGTACTGATGGATGGTCACAAAATTTACCAC AACCATCAGGTGCATCAAAACGTCCATCTTCCGTACTTGTTGAGGGTCCTAGTTCTTTGCAAGAAACTGTTAATGATGTTCCACCAGCTCTTTGCATAGATCGTTATGAATCCGGAAGAGCAGAAGCTTTGGGAGCACTATGTCGAATATTTTGTGCTAAAAAGACCGGAGAAGAAATTTTACCTATTTATCTAGCTAGATTTTATCAAGCAATGAATCATGGTCTTAAAGTTGACGAG TCCCGAGAATGCGGTGAAACGTTAGCAAGTATTCTTTTGAATTCTGCTGATTTATTTCGTCTAGATCTAAATGGTGTACAAGTATTAGTGCCTGCAGTAATATCGGCTTTAGAAACTGTACTTCCAGAAAAAGATTTAAAACTTAAATCTAATGTTGTATCAAAACCGGACTTACGAAGAGCCTCAATACATTTGTTAATATCAACGCTGGCGTTACCTCTACACTTTCAA AACCTTACTATCAAGGAACTTCCAACATTTCTAAGTTCGATGGTTACTGACAAAAATCATGTAACGTTTGCACAGTTAAAATCGAGACTTATGAATTTGCTTATAAACGCATTACAAGTTGAAACTGATTCTCAGAATACTCATATGTTGCTAG gCGCTCTTCTGTTAAGTGTACAAGACTCTGCAGCAGCAGAAGAAGTTGAGCAAGTCACACAACCTGACGCTCTGGCACATGATTCTGCCGTAAATTTATTATCATCAG TCACCAGTGATTCTGCCAGTCAAATAAGTATATCCAGTGACCAACGCTCGCTCGGTGACACCTCTGATATTACAACTCTTCAAGAGGAATGTGTTGCATTTG ATTCAGCTCATGCTCTTTTTGTAAGAGCTACGTATTTAGTTTGTCACAGATTAATATCATCATGGAAGACAGATTTAAATATTTCTCTAGCTGCTCTTGAGATATTATCAGGATTAGCTAGAACACGTATTCGTGAAACag CAAGGAAATTAACAG ATGCTTTAGAATGTAAACGGGCTGTGAAATGGCTCTGTGACTACATTGCATATCAATGTTGGCGTCCACCACCAGCTCATTCTAAAGATCTTCATTCTTCTATTGTTGCTGCATTTAGTTGTTTAAAAACTTGGCTCACTGCTCATTCACAACTATtacaa GATAAGGATTGCTTAACAACAGTTCTGGAAGTAGTCGAACTTGGTGTGTCAGGAACAAAAAGTGTAGGAAAACCTGGTGAACCCATTAAAATGAAAGATGAGAAAGAATTAAAACCAGCATCTATGCGTGTTAGAGACGCTGCTGACGCGCTTCTTACCGTCATTTTAGAACAA GTTGGTTATTTCCCTAGTGCATGTGGAGCACAATCATTGTCATCTTTACTAGATGAAGTATCACTTCTCCGACATTGTAATAGTTGGACTGGGGGTCGAGTTCCACGTCAAGCAGCAGTTGAAAGATTTCGATATTTTGTTGCAGAAAATGCTACTATATTAGCATTATTAGAAGAACCACTTGGAAATGATCAAGATCCACAACCTACTGTAACTGTATTAATACGTGGTCCATTTGGAAGACATGCTTGGACGATGCAGCTTCGACATTTACCAAGACATAGATCTAGTATAAGAAGTGTAAATACAAATCCAGGTCGACCACTGCCATTAGCTGAAGCTGCTCCACGAACAGATTACAAACCTAAATTTTTTCCTGATAATGTAGATCGAATTCCACATTGTAAAGT GGATGAATCTATTCCAAGTTTAGAAGCAGTTATGAATGATAATGATGTAATCAGAAATGAACATCAAATTTTGACACAATTGTTAGAACGTCAAATGAATATTGAAACAAaatattgtgatggaaatgatAAAGTTTCAGAGGAAAAGACAGAAGAATGTGCACCACCTCACATTTGCCACGAATTTCAAACTGCACGTCTGTTTCTAAGTCATTTTGGTTTTTTAAATATCGAACCTAAAGAAAACAATGAATCTAGAAACAGTGGCCTTACTGCTTTAGATCCAACCATTCCAGGATTTTATTTAGACTTAGAAACTTTAGATAACATTAGTCCAAGAACATGTGATACTGTTTACATTTTTTATGTAAAAGCTGGTCAAAAAACTTCTACAGAAATATTATCTAACGTg ttacATGAATCGAATGTATCATCGAATTTCTTAGAATTCTTAAATTCTCTTGGCTGGCCAGTTTCTGTATCAACACATGCCGGTTGGACTGGACATATTTCTACTTCATGGAGAGTAACACCACAATTGAATGTACCACAACCAGCTCATAGTGATCATGGTGGAGCTCTTTATAATGGCGATACTCATGTACTTTATTGGGCAGATGTTAGCTCAGAAATTGCATTTGTTGTACCCACTCAGTTAAACAATATGGTAAATTCGGACTCACTGGAGGAAACAAGTTATGGTAGTGATATCAGTTCTAATCAAG TTTGGTTTGAAAGAAGCATTAGTGAAAGTACTTCACCTCGAAATAGTGGGACAGGACAGAATACAATGCAAAACTCGCGAACAATGTCACTTGATTTAGAAAAACAACCACCTAGTTTAACAGGATCTAATTCCTGTACCTCTTCTAATGTGGATTTAGTAAAACCAAGAAAAACAGCTAAACAAGTTTTACCTGTACAAACTGACATTAAAATTATGGTTGTTTGGCTAGAGAGTTTAGAGGATTTTGCTCAATTTCCAATTA GTGATCTTCTTCCTTGTACTTATAGCGGTCTTGAACAATCAAGAGTCATTCAAGTATCAGATGTACAAGTAATTTTTCTCCAAGCTCTCAGTAGTGGATTAATGAGAGTCAGATTGCAAGGTCCAGTTTCTAGAATTAATTTGGCCACTCCACTAATAGATGGAATGGTTGTATCTAGAAGGGTATTGGGAACACTTGTTAGACAAACAGCATTAAATATGGGACGTAGGAAAAGGCTTGACAATGAtag tTACCACCCACCACATGTACGTAGACGTTTGAAGATTCAAGAAATGGtacaaaaatataagaaaaatttaacCGAACCAGAGCTACTAACACTTTTATTTAGTAGTACCCAAACTtatcaaatttaa
- the LOC117157339 gene encoding ral GTPase-activating protein subunit beta isoform X6 — protein sequence MSDEAVAQAWYRLLRTIGDPVDLCRPAVISQTQAFLQYAIASPNVIDPCQHPCLQSLPQIFLKAIKGIAGQVDAFLGVSQACCWEECCVSTITCGSASTGSGGVGWDKSSSKDMTQPSPTPPTQRRLAKSFSVTPSAVTKGIPKASLIGLTTSRVSSTPPMLISNSGPSSASSTTSMTSLVQDIRPPLAPGRPKCNSILHLFGEWLFEAAFIGTDGWSQNLPQPSGASKRPSSVLVEGPSSLQETVNDVPPALCIDRYESGRAEALGALCRIFCAKKTGEEILPIYLARFYQAMNHGLKVDESRECGETLASILLNSADLFRLDLNGVQVLVPAVISALETVLPEKDLKLKSNVVSKPDLRRASIHLLISTLALPLHFQNLTIKELPTFLSSMVTDKNHVTFAQLKSRLMNLLINALQVETDSQNTHMLLGALLLSVQDSAAAEEVEQVTQPDALAHDSAVNLLSSVTSDSASQISISSDQRSLGDTSDITTLQEECVAFDSAHALFVRATYLVCHRLISSWKTDLNISLAALEILSGLARTRIRETARKLTDALECKRAVKWLCDYIAYQCWRPPPAHSKDLHSSIVAAFSCLKTWLTAHSQLLQDKDCLTTVLEVVELGVSGTKSVGKPGEPIKMKDEKELKPASMRVRDAADALLTVILEQVGYFPSACGAQSLSSLLDEVSLLRHCNSWTGGRVPRQAAVERFRYFVAENATILALLEEPLGNDQDPQPTVTVLIRGPFGRHAWTMQLRHLPRHRSSIRSVNTNPGRPLPLAEAAPRTDYKPKFFPDNVDRIPHCKVDESIPSLEAVMNDNDVIRNEHQILTQLLERQMNIETKYCDGNDKVSEEKTEECAPPHICHEFQTARLFLSHFGFLNIEPKENNESRNSGLTALDPTIPGFYLDLETLDNISPRTCDTVYIFYVKAGQKTSTEILSNVLHESNVSSNFLEFLNSLGWPVSVSTHAGWTGHISTSWRVTPQLNVPQPAHSDHGGALYNGDTHVLYWADVSSEIAFVVPTQLNNMVNSDSLEETSYGSDISSNQVWFERSISESTSPRNSGTGQNTMQNSRTMSLDLEKQPPSLTGSNSCTSSNVDLVKPRKTAKQVLPVQTDIKIMVVWLESLEDFAQFPISDLLPCTYSGLEQSRVIQVSDVQVIFLQALSSGLMRVRLQGPVSRINLATPLIDGMVVSRRVLGTLVRQTALNMGRRKRLDNDSYHPPHVRRRLKIQEMVQKYKKNLTEPELLTLLFSSTQTYQI from the exons ATGTCAGATGAAGCAGTGGCTCAAGCATGGTATAGATTGTTGCGAACTATAGGTGATCCTGTTGATCTATGCAGACCCGCTGTTATTTCACAGACTCAAGCATTTTTACAGTATGCTATTGCAAGTCCAAATGTAATAGATCCGTGTCAACATCCATGTTTACAGAGCTTGccacaaatatttttaaaagccATTAAAGGTATAGCTGGACAAGTGGATGCTTTCCTTG GAGTTTCACAGGCATGTTGCTGGGAAGAATGTTGTGTATCTACCATCACATGTGGATCTGCTAGCACTGGAAGTGGAGGTGTAGGATGGGATAAATCAAGTAGTAAGGATATGACACAACCTTCTCCTACACCTCCAACGCAACGCAGACTTGCCAAAAGTTTCAGTGTAACGCCTTCTGCAGTGACTAAGG GAATTCCAAAAGCTTCCTTGATTGGTTTAACAACAAGTCGTGTGTCAAGTACACCACCTATGTTGATATCTAATTCAGGACCATCTTCAGCTTCAAGTACAACAT CTATGACTTCATTAGTCCAAGACATTAGACCTCCTTTAGCTCCAGGGCGGCCAAAATGTAACAGTATATTACATCTTTTTGGTGAATGGTTATTCGAAGCTGCATTTATAGGTACTGATGGATGGTCACAAAATTTACCAC AACCATCAGGTGCATCAAAACGTCCATCTTCCGTACTTGTTGAGGGTCCTAGTTCTTTGCAAGAAACTGTTAATGATGTTCCACCAGCTCTTTGCATAGATCGTTATGAATCCGGAAGAGCAGAAGCTTTGGGAGCACTATGTCGAATATTTTGTGCTAAAAAGACCGGAGAAGAAATTTTACCTATTTATCTAGCTAGATTTTATCAAGCAATGAATCATGGTCTTAAAGTTGACGAG TCCCGAGAATGCGGTGAAACGTTAGCAAGTATTCTTTTGAATTCTGCTGATTTATTTCGTCTAGATCTAAATGGTGTACAAGTATTAGTGCCTGCAGTAATATCGGCTTTAGAAACTGTACTTCCAGAAAAAGATTTAAAACTTAAATCTAATGTTGTATCAAAACCGGACTTACGAAGAGCCTCAATACATTTGTTAATATCAACGCTGGCGTTACCTCTACACTTTCAA AACCTTACTATCAAGGAACTTCCAACATTTCTAAGTTCGATGGTTACTGACAAAAATCATGTAACGTTTGCACAGTTAAAATCGAGACTTATGAATTTGCTTATAAACGCATTACAAGTTGAAACTGATTCTCAGAATACTCATATGTTGCTAG gCGCTCTTCTGTTAAGTGTACAAGACTCTGCAGCAGCAGAAGAAGTTGAGCAAGTCACACAACCTGACGCTCTGGCACATGATTCTGCCGTAAATTTATTATCATCAG TCACCAGTGATTCTGCCAGTCAAATAAGTATATCCAGTGACCAACGCTCGCTCGGTGACACCTCTGATATTACAACTCTTCAAGAGGAATGTGTTGCATTTG ATTCAGCTCATGCTCTTTTTGTAAGAGCTACGTATTTAGTTTGTCACAGATTAATATCATCATGGAAGACAGATTTAAATATTTCTCTAGCTGCTCTTGAGATATTATCAGGATTAGCTAGAACACGTATTCGTGAAACag CAAGGAAATTAACAG ATGCTTTAGAATGTAAACGGGCTGTGAAATGGCTCTGTGACTACATTGCATATCAATGTTGGCGTCCACCACCAGCTCATTCTAAAGATCTTCATTCTTCTATTGTTGCTGCATTTAGTTGTTTAAAAACTTGGCTCACTGCTCATTCACAACTATtacaa GATAAGGATTGCTTAACAACAGTTCTGGAAGTAGTCGAACTTGGTGTGTCAGGAACAAAAAGTGTAGGAAAACCTGGTGAACCCATTAAAATGAAAGATGAGAAAGAATTAAAACCAGCATCTATGCGTGTTAGAGACGCTGCTGACGCGCTTCTTACCGTCATTTTAGAACAA GTTGGTTATTTCCCTAGTGCATGTGGAGCACAATCATTGTCATCTTTACTAGATGAAGTATCACTTCTCCGACATTGTAATAGTTGGACTGGGGGTCGAGTTCCACGTCAAGCAGCAGTTGAAAGATTTCGATATTTTGTTGCAGAAAATGCTACTATATTAGCATTATTAGAAGAACCACTTGGAAATGATCAAGATCCACAACCTACTGTAACTGTATTAATACGTGGTCCATTTGGAAGACATGCTTGGACGATGCAGCTTCGACATTTACCAAGACATAGATCTAGTATAAGAAGTGTAAATACAAATCCAGGTCGACCACTGCCATTAGCTGAAGCTGCTCCACGAACAGATTACAAACCTAAATTTTTTCCTGATAATGTAGATCGAATTCCACATTGTAAAGT GGATGAATCTATTCCAAGTTTAGAAGCAGTTATGAATGATAATGATGTAATCAGAAATGAACATCAAATTTTGACACAATTGTTAGAACGTCAAATGAATATTGAAACAAaatattgtgatggaaatgatAAAGTTTCAGAGGAAAAGACAGAAGAATGTGCACCACCTCACATTTGCCACGAATTTCAAACTGCACGTCTGTTTCTAAGTCATTTTGGTTTTTTAAATATCGAACCTAAAGAAAACAATGAATCTAGAAACAGTGGCCTTACTGCTTTAGATCCAACCATTCCAGGATTTTATTTAGACTTAGAAACTTTAGATAACATTAGTCCAAGAACATGTGATACTGTTTACATTTTTTATGTAAAAGCTGGTCAAAAAACTTCTACAGAAATATTATCTAACGTg ttacATGAATCGAATGTATCATCGAATTTCTTAGAATTCTTAAATTCTCTTGGCTGGCCAGTTTCTGTATCAACACATGCCGGTTGGACTGGACATATTTCTACTTCATGGAGAGTAACACCACAATTGAATGTACCACAACCAGCTCATAGTGATCATGGTGGAGCTCTTTATAATGGCGATACTCATGTACTTTATTGGGCAGATGTTAGCTCAGAAATTGCATTTGTTGTACCCACTCAGTTAAACAATATGGTAAATTCGGACTCACTGGAGGAAACAAGTTATGGTAGTGATATCAGTTCTAATCAAG TTTGGTTTGAAAGAAGCATTAGTGAAAGTACTTCACCTCGAAATAGTGGGACAGGACAGAATACAATGCAAAACTCGCGAACAATGTCACTTGATTTAGAAAAACAACCACCTAGTTTAACAGGATCTAATTCCTGTACCTCTTCTAATGTGGATTTAGTAAAACCAAGAAAAACAGCTAAACAAGTTTTACCTGTACAAACTGACATTAAAATTATGGTTGTTTGGCTAGAGAGTTTAGAGGATTTTGCTCAATTTCCAATTA GTGATCTTCTTCCTTGTACTTATAGCGGTCTTGAACAATCAAGAGTCATTCAAGTATCAGATGTACAAGTAATTTTTCTCCAAGCTCTCAGTAGTGGATTAATGAGAGTCAGATTGCAAGGTCCAGTTTCTAGAATTAATTTGGCCACTCCACTAATAGATGGAATGGTTGTATCTAGAAGGGTATTGGGAACACTTGTTAGACAAACAGCATTAAATATGGGACGTAGGAAAAGGCTTGACAATGAtag tTACCACCCACCACATGTACGTAGACGTTTGAAGATTCAAGAAATGGtacaaaaatataagaaaaatttaacCGAACCAGAGCTACTAACACTTTTATTTAGTAGTACCCAAACTtatcaaatttaa